The following coding sequences lie in one Sphingobium sp. KCTC 72723 genomic window:
- the dinB gene encoding DNA polymerase IV, whose protein sequence is MDAASPPLRKIIHIDMDAFYASVEQRDDPSLRGQPIAVGGGGPRGVVATASYEARTFGVKSAMPGARARRLCPGLIFVPPRFDVYRAVSGQIRAIFAHFTDVIQPLSLDEAYLDVTVNKPGIASATQVAAEIRRMIEAETGLTASAGVSYNKLIAKLASDQNKPDGMCIVRPSEGAAFIAAMPVRRIHGVGPVTARRMHELGIETGADLRARDLPFLHAHFGSAADYYYRAARGQDDRPVHDRQGRKSVSVEDTFFDDLSDRDALLAEIERIAASLWTRIEKAQAWGRTVVLKVKFADFRIITRSKSFTAPVRSPDQLAQAARELLCAQLPLRMGARLLGLGVHNLESDEEGEQGEQFALSL, encoded by the coding sequence ATGGACGCCGCGTCGCCACCCCTGCGCAAAATTATCCATATCGACATGGACGCCTTTTATGCGTCGGTGGAGCAGCGCGACGATCCTTCATTGCGCGGTCAGCCGATCGCGGTCGGTGGCGGGGGGCCGCGCGGCGTGGTGGCGACCGCCAGCTACGAAGCCCGCACATTCGGCGTGAAGTCCGCCATGCCGGGCGCACGCGCACGACGGCTCTGCCCCGGCCTTATCTTTGTGCCGCCGCGATTCGACGTCTATCGCGCCGTGTCGGGCCAGATACGGGCGATCTTCGCGCATTTTACCGATGTCATCCAGCCCTTGTCGCTGGACGAAGCCTATCTGGACGTGACCGTGAACAAGCCCGGCATCGCATCGGCCACGCAGGTCGCGGCGGAGATTCGGCGGATGATTGAGGCCGAAACCGGGCTGACCGCGTCGGCGGGCGTATCCTACAACAAACTGATCGCGAAACTCGCGTCGGACCAGAACAAACCCGACGGCATGTGCATTGTCCGCCCCAGCGAAGGCGCGGCGTTTATCGCCGCCATGCCGGTCCGCCGCATTCACGGGGTGGGTCCGGTGACGGCGCGGCGGATGCACGAACTGGGGATCGAAACCGGCGCAGACCTGCGCGCCCGCGACCTGCCCTTTCTCCACGCGCATTTCGGCAGCGCGGCGGATTATTATTATCGCGCGGCGAGGGGGCAAGACGACCGGCCGGTCCACGACCGGCAGGGGCGCAAGTCGGTCAGCGTCGAGGATACTTTTTTCGACGACCTGAGCGACCGGGACGCACTGCTCGCCGAAATAGAGCGGATCGCCGCCAGCCTGTGGACCCGGATCGAAAAGGCGCAGGCCTGGGGCCGAACGGTCGTGTTGAAGGTGAAGTTTGCTGACTTCCGCATCATCACCCGCTCGAAAAGCTTTACCGCGCCGGTGCGATCGCCCGATCAACTGGCGCAGGCAGCGCGGGAATTGCTGTGCGCCCAACTGCCGCTACGCATGGGCGCGCGACTGCTGGGGCTGGGCGTCCACAATCTGGAATCGGACGAGGAGGGGGAACAGGGCGAACAATTCGCCCTGTCGTTATAG
- a CDS encoding YceD family protein, with protein sequence MSATPEFSRPIRVDQIGKMGISNPIAANAVERAALMQRFGLLALDRLEADYSIDTENGFIVARGHVRAALAQPCVATGTPVPERIDSDFILRFVVDGSDVSDTEELELDAEDCDTIGYDGQIIDMGEAMAETVALAMTPYPRAPDADVVLREAGVLSEEHAGPFAALLALKDKQ encoded by the coding sequence ATGAGTGCTACGCCGGAATTTTCCCGCCCCATCCGCGTCGACCAGATCGGCAAGATGGGGATCAGCAACCCGATCGCCGCCAATGCCGTGGAACGCGCAGCATTGATGCAGCGATTTGGCCTGCTCGCGCTCGACAGGCTGGAGGCGGATTATAGCATCGACACGGAAAATGGCTTCATCGTCGCGCGGGGCCACGTCCGCGCTGCACTGGCGCAGCCCTGCGTCGCAACCGGCACGCCTGTCCCCGAACGGATCGACAGCGACTTCATCCTCCGCTTCGTGGTGGACGGGAGCGATGTGTCCGACACCGAAGAACTGGAACTGGACGCGGAAGATTGCGATACGATCGGCTATGACGGCCAGATCATCGACATGGGCGAAGCGATGGCGGAAACGGTCGCGCTGGCAATGACCCCCTATCCCCGTGCGCCCGATGCCGACGTCGTGCTGCGTGAAGCGGGGGTGTTGAGCGAGGAACATGCCGGTCCCTTCGCCGCGCTGCTGGCGCTCAAGGACAAGCAATAG
- a CDS encoding polysaccharide deacetylase family protein, which yields MTALLITVDTELSSSLQQRGVSLDDNVRRSIWAEAGGQAHGIGWQMEVLDRHGLTGIFFVDPMPALVHGPDFLVPIVQAIVTRGHEVQMHIHTEWLAWAKDSPVGGRQGRNIGDFTLNDQMLLLGRAKALLEQAGAPPITAFRAGNFGANDDTLRALAAIGVTWDSSVNPAYLNGECHISADPHMIAASHMLGVVEVPVSGIIDRPGGFRPAQVCAMSSAEMRAGLCHAAHEGHGAYMVVTHSFEMLSRDRQRPNGAVKARFEALCAQAARLPQVRGAGFRDLDPAIADRPAAMLTRVPPNALRTGIRQAQQAWATWRYEHRLVPA from the coding sequence ATGACTGCGCTGCTCATCACCGTCGACACGGAATTATCCTCCTCGCTCCAGCAGCGGGGCGTGTCGCTGGACGACAATGTGCGTCGGTCGATATGGGCGGAAGCGGGCGGGCAAGCGCATGGCATCGGCTGGCAGATGGAAGTGCTGGACCGACACGGGCTGACCGGCATATTCTTTGTCGACCCCATGCCTGCGCTGGTCCATGGCCCCGATTTTCTGGTGCCGATCGTGCAGGCCATCGTTACGCGCGGCCATGAAGTGCAGATGCACATCCATACAGAATGGCTGGCCTGGGCGAAGGATTCGCCGGTCGGCGGGCGGCAGGGGCGCAATATCGGCGATTTCACCCTGAACGACCAGATGCTGCTGCTGGGCCGGGCAAAGGCGCTGCTGGAACAGGCCGGAGCGCCGCCCATCACTGCCTTTCGCGCGGGCAATTTCGGCGCGAATGACGACACGCTGCGCGCGCTCGCGGCCATCGGCGTGACATGGGACAGCAGCGTTAATCCTGCCTATCTCAATGGAGAATGCCATATTTCCGCCGATCCGCACATGATCGCGGCCAGCCACATGCTGGGCGTCGTGGAAGTGCCGGTGTCGGGCATCATCGACCGTCCCGGCGGCTTTCGCCCCGCGCAGGTGTGCGCCATGTCATCGGCCGAAATGCGCGCCGGGCTATGCCATGCCGCGCATGAGGGGCATGGTGCCTACATGGTCGTTACCCATAGTTTCGAAATGCTCTCACGCGACCGGCAGCGGCCCAATGGCGCGGTGAAAGCCCGGTTCGAGGCATTATGCGCGCAGGCCGCCCGCCTGCCGCAGGTGCGTGGCGCGGGCTTCCGCGACCTTGACCCCGCCATCGCCGACCGCCCGGCCGCCATGCTGACCCGTGTACCGCCCAACGCACTGCGCACCGGCATCCGTCAGGCGCAGCAGGCTTGGGCGACCTGGCGCTATGAACATCGACTGGTGCCTGCGTGA
- a CDS encoding NADP-dependent malic enzyme, with protein MTDKSSVEFSEREALFFHSTGRPGKIEIIASKPMATQRDLSLAYSPGVAVPVLAIAKDPALAYDYTAKGNLVAVITNGTAILGLGNLGALASKPVMEGKAVLFKRFADVDSIDIELKTEDVDRFIDAVELMEPTFGGINLEDIKAPECFIIEQMLKERMNIPVFHDDQHGTAIIAAAGVINAAMLTGRELKDLKVVVNGAGAASIACTELIKALGVAGDNVIMCDSKGVIYQGRTEGMNQWKSAHAVKTDARTLKEAMKGADVFLGLSVKGAVTPDMVKDMGEKPIIFAMANPDPEITPPDAKSVRPEAIVATGRSDYPNQVNNVIGFPFIFRGALDVRATTINEAMKVAAAHAIAELAREQVPEEVAKAYGRSHSFGPDYIIPAPFDPRLMEVVPSAVAQAAMDTGVAQKPIADMAAYRQSLKARLNPTTSVLNSAYEMAKANPKRVVFAEAEEEVVLRAAIQFRDLGYGVPVLVGRGDVVDKLKALGVRDPESFELHNSVNSPLVPDMVDLLYGRLQRRGYLRRDCERMVNRDRNIFGTLLVKMGVADAMITGMTRPYAQTLREVKRVMDPAAGRTPFGIHVMVAKDKTVFLADTTVNERPTASELADIAEGTVAVARRMGHDPRVAFLSYSNFGNPPGAFLENVRGAVKLLDERNVDFEYEGEMSADVALNPAVMKSYPFSRLSGPANVLVMPGLQSANISAKLLRELGGTSMIGPVLVGMEKSVQIATMASNASELLTLAVLAAGGIAL; from the coding sequence ATGACCGACAAGTCGAGTGTGGAATTTTCCGAGCGCGAGGCGCTGTTCTTCCATTCGACCGGTCGCCCCGGCAAGATCGAGATCATCGCGTCCAAACCAATGGCGACGCAGCGCGACCTGTCCCTGGCCTATTCGCCGGGCGTCGCGGTGCCGGTGCTGGCGATCGCGAAAGATCCGGCGCTGGCTTATGACTATACGGCCAAGGGCAATCTGGTCGCGGTCATCACCAATGGCACGGCGATTCTAGGCCTGGGCAATCTGGGTGCGCTGGCGTCCAAGCCGGTGATGGAAGGCAAGGCGGTGCTGTTCAAGCGCTTCGCCGACGTGGACAGTATCGACATCGAATTGAAGACCGAAGATGTCGATCGTTTCATCGACGCGGTCGAATTGATGGAGCCGACCTTTGGCGGCATCAACCTTGAGGATATCAAGGCGCCTGAGTGCTTCATCATCGAACAGATGCTCAAAGAACGGATGAACATCCCGGTTTTCCATGACGACCAGCATGGCACTGCGATCATCGCAGCGGCGGGCGTCATCAACGCCGCGATGCTGACCGGGCGCGAACTGAAAGACCTCAAAGTCGTGGTCAATGGCGCGGGCGCGGCGTCGATCGCCTGCACCGAACTCATCAAGGCGCTGGGCGTGGCAGGTGACAATGTCATCATGTGCGACAGCAAGGGCGTGATCTATCAGGGTCGCACCGAGGGCATGAACCAGTGGAAGTCGGCCCATGCGGTCAAGACCGACGCCCGCACGCTGAAAGAAGCGATGAAGGGCGCGGACGTGTTCCTTGGCCTGTCGGTCAAGGGCGCGGTGACGCCGGACATGGTCAAGGATATGGGCGAAAAGCCGATCATCTTCGCCATGGCCAATCCCGACCCGGAAATCACCCCGCCCGATGCCAAGTCCGTGCGTCCCGAAGCGATCGTGGCAACCGGCCGGTCGGATTATCCCAATCAGGTCAATAATGTCATCGGCTTCCCCTTCATCTTCCGCGGCGCACTCGACGTGCGGGCGACGACGATCAACGAAGCGATGAAGGTCGCCGCCGCTCATGCCATTGCCGAACTGGCGCGCGAACAGGTGCCGGAGGAAGTGGCCAAAGCCTATGGCCGGTCGCACAGTTTCGGGCCGGACTATATCATCCCCGCCCCGTTCGACCCGCGCCTGATGGAAGTGGTGCCTTCCGCCGTGGCGCAGGCCGCTATGGACACCGGCGTCGCGCAAAAGCCGATCGCCGACATGGCTGCCTATCGCCAGTCGCTCAAGGCCCGGCTGAACCCGACCACCTCGGTCCTCAATTCCGCCTATGAAATGGCAAAGGCCAATCCCAAGCGTGTCGTCTTTGCCGAAGCGGAGGAGGAAGTGGTGCTGCGCGCCGCGATCCAGTTCCGCGACCTCGGCTATGGCGTGCCGGTGCTGGTCGGACGCGGCGATGTGGTCGACAAGCTCAAGGCGCTGGGCGTGCGCGACCCGGAAAGTTTCGAGCTGCACAACAGCGTCAATTCGCCGCTGGTCCCCGACATGGTCGACCTGCTCTACGGCCGCCTCCAGCGGCGCGGCTATCTGCGCCGGGATTGCGAGCGGATGGTGAACCGGGATCGCAACATATTCGGCACGCTGCTCGTCAAGATGGGCGTGGCCGACGCGATGATCACTGGCATGACCCGCCCCTATGCGCAGACGTTGCGCGAAGTGAAACGGGTGATGGACCCGGCGGCCGGGCGCACGCCCTTTGGCATCCATGTCATGGTGGCCAAGGACAAGACCGTGTTCCTGGCCGACACCACGGTCAACGAACGCCCCACCGCCAGCGAACTGGCCGATATTGCGGAAGGCACGGTCGCGGTCGCCCGTCGCATGGGCCACGACCCGCGCGTCGCTTTCCTGTCTTACTCCAATTTCGGCAACCCGCCCGGCGCGTTTCTGGAAAATGTGCGCGGCGCGGTGAAGCTGCTCGACGAACGCAATGTCGATTTCGAATATGAAGGCGAAATGTCGGCCGACGTGGCGCTCAATCCCGCCGTCATGAAAAGCTATCCGTTCAGCCGCCTGTCCGGTCCCGCCAATGTGCTGGTGATGCCCGGCCTGCAATCGGCCAATATATCGGCCAAGCTGCTGCGCGAACTGGGCGGCACGTCGATGATCGGGCCGGTGCTGGTGGGCATGGAAAAATCGGTGCAGATCGCCACGATGGCGTCCAATGCGTCGGAACTGCTAACGCTGGCGGTGCTGGCGGCGGGCGGCATCGCGCTTTGA
- the mutS gene encoding DNA mismatch repair protein MutS, translated as MPSAPNDTTTQTALTPMMAQYLALKAQASDCLLFYRMGDFFELFFDDAKAAAATLDIALTSRGEHGGAPIPMCGVPVHSAEGYLARLIRAGHRVAIAEQTETPAQAKARGGKTLVARDIVRYVTAGTLTEETLLDSRRDNMLVALAMVGGEGEIGLAAADISTGRFETMTLRAADLPAELARLRPSETVVAEGASLDLPDAHSFDRAAFSSTRAQDQLKHLFGVATLDGFGQFGRAELAAMGGLIAYLDHAGKGKLPFLAPPLRKTSGGHVAIDAATRESLEIVATMSGARAGSLLGAVDRTVTGAGARLLAQDLSAPLMDAALIEARLGLVEMFHDDAGLRDQLRAALRALPDIGRALGRVALGRGSPRDLGQLRDGLGEARLLRERLGRLPAQPLLLAQLLPALDGHGALVDSLARALVPAPPTETASGGYIADGYDPALDELRRMAGDGRRAIAALEAKYRAQTGISTLKIRHNGVLGYHVEVPARAADALMQPDSGFTHRQTLAGVVRFNSVDLHEEAGRVAQAGGHALVAEAAHLEELIAAVLDRKADIARAADALARLDVAAALAERAAEGGWQRPRFVADDSAGPCLAITGGRHPVVEDALRRNGQPFVANDCRLVQDDRLWLVTGPNMGGKSTFLRQNALIVILAQAGAYVPAQSATLSLVDRLFSRVGASDNLAKGRSTFMVEMVETAAILSQATERSFVILDEVGRGTSTYDGLALAWAVVEAVHEVNRCRCLFATHYHELTRLAESLNALSLHHVRAREWKGDLVLLHELSDGPADRSYGLAVARLAGLPSAVLKRAKDVLARLEAGKAKTGGIAAGLDDLPLFAALAAQPEEAVDPLRAALDGIDADALSPRDALDHIYRLKQLVAGLKAD; from the coding sequence ATGCCCAGCGCCCCGAACGACACCACAACCCAAACCGCCCTCACGCCCATGATGGCGCAATATCTGGCGCTCAAGGCCCAGGCGAGCGACTGCCTGCTATTCTACCGCATGGGCGATTTCTTCGAACTGTTTTTCGACGATGCCAAGGCCGCAGCGGCAACGCTCGACATCGCGCTGACCAGCCGGGGCGAACATGGCGGCGCGCCGATCCCGATGTGCGGCGTGCCGGTGCATAGCGCGGAAGGCTATCTGGCGCGGTTGATCCGCGCGGGGCATCGCGTGGCAATCGCCGAACAGACCGAAACCCCGGCGCAGGCCAAGGCGCGGGGTGGCAAGACGCTCGTGGCGCGCGACATCGTGCGCTATGTGACGGCTGGCACGCTGACCGAGGAAACGCTGCTCGATTCCCGGCGCGACAATATGCTGGTCGCATTGGCGATGGTGGGCGGTGAAGGCGAGATCGGTTTGGCTGCTGCCGATATTTCCACCGGCCGGTTCGAAACGATGACATTGCGCGCCGCTGACCTGCCCGCCGAACTCGCGCGGTTGCGCCCCAGCGAGACGGTCGTGGCGGAGGGGGCGTCGCTTGATCTGCCCGACGCGCATAGTTTCGATCGCGCCGCTTTTTCCAGCACCCGTGCGCAGGATCAGCTCAAACATCTGTTCGGCGTCGCGACGCTCGATGGCTTTGGCCAGTTCGGTCGGGCGGAGCTGGCCGCGATGGGCGGGCTGATCGCTTATCTCGACCATGCGGGTAAGGGGAAGCTGCCCTTCCTCGCCCCACCGCTGCGCAAGACCAGCGGCGGTCATGTCGCAATTGACGCCGCCACGCGCGAAAGTCTGGAAATCGTCGCAACGATGAGCGGCGCGCGTGCGGGCAGCCTGCTGGGCGCGGTCGATCGCACCGTCACAGGCGCAGGCGCGCGGCTGCTGGCGCAGGATTTGTCCGCGCCACTGATGGACGCAGCGTTGATCGAGGCGCGGCTTGGCCTTGTGGAAATGTTCCATGACGATGCCGGACTGCGCGACCAGTTGCGTGCCGCGTTACGCGCGCTCCCAGACATTGGCCGGGCGCTGGGCCGGGTGGCGCTGGGCCGGGGTAGCCCGCGTGACTTGGGCCAGTTGCGCGATGGCCTTGGCGAAGCGCGATTGCTGCGCGAACGGCTGGGACGATTGCCTGCGCAACCGCTGCTGCTGGCGCAATTGCTGCCTGCGCTGGATGGCCATGGCGCGCTGGTCGACAGCCTTGCCCGCGCGCTGGTACCTGCCCCGCCGACCGAGACGGCAAGCGGCGGCTATATCGCCGATGGCTATGACCCGGCGCTGGACGAGCTGCGCCGCATGGCGGGTGACGGGCGGCGGGCGATTGCCGCGCTGGAGGCGAAATATCGGGCGCAGACTGGCATATCCACCCTCAAAATCCGCCATAATGGCGTGCTGGGCTATCATGTCGAAGTGCCTGCCCGCGCCGCCGATGCACTGATGCAGCCTGACAGCGGCTTCACCCATCGCCAGACGCTGGCCGGCGTGGTGCGCTTCAATTCGGTCGATTTGCATGAAGAAGCGGGGCGCGTGGCACAGGCAGGCGGTCATGCGCTGGTCGCCGAAGCGGCCCATCTTGAAGAACTGATCGCTGCCGTGCTGGATCGCAAGGCCGACATCGCTCGTGCCGCCGATGCGCTCGCCCGGCTGGACGTGGCAGCAGCGCTGGCCGAGCGCGCGGCGGAGGGTGGCTGGCAGCGGCCCCGCTTCGTCGCTGACGATAGCGCCGGTCCCTGCCTGGCCATCACAGGCGGGCGGCATCCGGTGGTGGAAGATGCGCTGCGCCGCAATGGCCAGCCCTTCGTCGCCAATGATTGCCGTCTGGTGCAGGATGACCGGCTGTGGCTGGTCACCGGCCCGAACATGGGCGGCAAGTCCACCTTCCTGCGACAAAATGCGCTCATCGTCATCCTGGCGCAGGCGGGCGCTTATGTTCCTGCCCAATCCGCGACGCTTAGCCTCGTGGATCGACTGTTCAGCCGGGTCGGCGCGTCGGACAATCTGGCCAAGGGGCGCTCGACCTTCATGGTCGAAATGGTGGAGACGGCGGCGATCCTGAGCCAGGCGACGGAACGCAGCTTCGTCATCCTCGATGAAGTCGGGCGCGGCACGTCCACCTATGACGGGCTGGCGCTGGCATGGGCGGTGGTGGAAGCGGTGCATGAGGTAAACCGGTGCCGCTGCCTGTTCGCCACCCATTATCACGAACTGACCCGCCTTGCCGAAAGCTTGAACGCGCTCTCGCTCCACCATGTCCGGGCGCGTGAATGGAAGGGCGATCTGGTGCTGCTGCATGAACTGAGCGACGGTCCGGCGGACCGCAGCTATGGTCTGGCCGTCGCTCGGCTGGCAGGCTTGCCGTCCGCTGTATTGAAGCGCGCGAAAGATGTGCTGGCGCGGCTGGAAGCGGGCAAGGCAAAGACCGGCGGCATCGCGGCGGGGCTGGACGACCTGCCGCTATTTGCCGCCCTCGCGGCTCAGCCGGAGGAGGCCGTCGATCCGCTGCGCGCGGCGCTCGACGGGATCGACGCCGACGCGCTGTCCCCGCGTGACGCACTCGATCACATATATCGGCTTAAACAACTGGTAGCGGGGCTAAAGGCGGACTAG
- a CDS encoding flavin reductase family protein produces the protein MSATISFDSATFRRVLGHYPTGVCVVTAVEADGAPIGMVVGSFTSVSLDPPLVAFFPAKTSSSWPRIAAVGKFCVNVLASDQQPLCRQLAAPGTDKFAGVAHRVSANGSPILDDVVAWIDCTLDAVHEAGDHYIVLGQVVALEVDRPERPLLFFQGNYGEFALMA, from the coding sequence ATGAGTGCGACGATCAGTTTCGACAGCGCAACCTTTCGGCGCGTGCTGGGCCATTATCCCACCGGCGTATGTGTGGTCACCGCAGTAGAAGCGGATGGCGCGCCGATCGGCATGGTCGTCGGCTCCTTCACGTCAGTCTCGCTCGACCCGCCGCTGGTCGCTTTCTTCCCGGCCAAGACGTCGAGCAGCTGGCCCCGCATTGCGGCGGTCGGCAAATTCTGCGTCAATGTGCTGGCCAGCGACCAGCAGCCACTGTGCCGTCAACTGGCTGCGCCCGGCACCGACAAATTTGCAGGGGTCGCGCATCGCGTATCCGCCAACGGATCGCCGATACTGGACGATGTGGTCGCCTGGATCGACTGCACGCTCGATGCGGTTCACGAAGCGGGCGACCATTATATCGTGCTGGGCCAGGTCGTGGCGCTGGAAGTCGACCGGCCCGAACGCCCGCTGCTGTTCTTCCAGGGCAATTATGGCGAATTTGCCCTGATGGCGTGA
- a CDS encoding carboxylate--amine ligase — protein sequence MTGLPGALVLGLESAIGLTVVRELGERGVRVHGVARDITAIAAASRYCHDMIARPDGPAAQWLPAMIAQTGAKAVLAISENDLLELAQLPAQIGDCHILVPRPDRLARAIDKKHTLEIAAQAGLRVPQTWQPQAGEDFAARAATLDYPLVAKWANPPEIMPVLEQAGLEWIKTDYIRTRDELMALLDRYAGIGRWPLIQQYCRGVGLGQMLYMEAGQATLRFQHRRLHEWPPEGGVSSLCRAEPATLHSDQMALSQALLRALDWEGQAMVEYRYEADSGRYWLMEVNGRFWGSLPLARHCGAHFAWEAYRRTVLGQSDSAPAPRDDLRARYMVPETKRLARVLLARGRIGDPFFVARPLTDLIAYVLGFFDPRTRYYVLTLSDPRPWIRDMGQMFRKAVRREKR from the coding sequence GTGACCGGGCTTCCCGGTGCGCTGGTTCTGGGTCTGGAAAGCGCGATCGGCCTGACGGTCGTGCGCGAACTGGGCGAACGGGGCGTCCGGGTGCATGGCGTGGCGCGCGACATCACCGCCATCGCCGCCGCGTCGCGCTATTGCCATGACATGATCGCGCGACCCGATGGTCCCGCTGCGCAATGGTTGCCGGCGATGATCGCGCAAACGGGCGCGAAGGCCGTACTGGCCATTTCGGAAAACGACCTGCTCGAATTGGCGCAACTGCCAGCGCAGATCGGCGATTGCCACATATTGGTCCCGCGCCCGGACCGCTTGGCCCGCGCCATCGACAAAAAGCACACGCTGGAAATTGCGGCGCAGGCCGGATTGCGCGTGCCGCAGACATGGCAACCCCAGGCAGGCGAGGATTTCGCCGCCCGCGCAGCGACGCTGGATTATCCGCTGGTGGCGAAATGGGCCAATCCGCCCGAAATCATGCCGGTGCTGGAACAGGCCGGGCTGGAATGGATCAAGACCGACTATATCCGCACGCGCGACGAATTGATGGCGCTGCTGGATCGCTATGCCGGGATCGGGCGCTGGCCGCTGATCCAGCAATATTGCCGGGGCGTGGGACTGGGCCAGATGCTTTATATGGAGGCCGGGCAGGCGACTCTGCGCTTCCAGCATCGCCGCCTGCACGAATGGCCGCCCGAAGGGGGCGTGTCGAGCCTGTGCCGCGCCGAACCGGCCACCCTGCATAGCGATCAGATGGCACTTTCCCAAGCACTGCTGCGCGCGCTGGATTGGGAAGGGCAGGCCATGGTTGAATATCGCTATGAGGCGGATAGCGGGCGATATTGGCTGATGGAAGTCAATGGCCGCTTCTGGGGCAGCCTGCCGCTGGCGCGCCATTGCGGCGCGCATTTCGCATGGGAAGCCTATCGCCGCACGGTGCTGGGCCAAAGCGACAGCGCTCCAGCGCCCCGCGACGATCTGCGTGCGCGCTATATGGTGCCGGAAACCAAGCGGCTGGCGCGGGTGCTGCTGGCGCGGGGACGGATTGGCGATCCTTTCTTCGTGGCACGGCCGTTGACCGACCTGATCGCCTATGTGCTGGGCTTTTTCGACCCACGCACGCGCTATTATGTGCTGACCCTGTCCGATCCACGGCCATGGATCCGCGACATGGGACAGATGTTCAGGAAAGCCGTGCGCCGGGAAAAGCGCTGA
- a CDS encoding DUF1134 domain-containing protein yields the protein MIGTKGRTGIRFVRAGALLLAITGLALTPGVSAQVRTIDPNSAIDADLAPPPAQRSAPTEPGVDASVKADSSVYSNQADSAVTSGTTATGAPVTAGSPPAAIAPGDSYQQDDLIGAAEGVFGKGAEGLAGLIEKVLKDQGRPNAYIAGREASGAFVVGLRYGSGTLNHKVEGKREVYWTGPSVGFDVGGNAANSFVLVYNLYDTQDLYHRFPAAEGTAYLVGGFTASYMRWGNVVLIPIRLGVGYRLGVNAGYMKFSEKRTWLPF from the coding sequence ATGATCGGCACTAAAGGGCGGACGGGTATCCGATTCGTGCGGGCAGGCGCGCTGCTGTTGGCGATTACGGGATTGGCGCTGACACCGGGCGTATCGGCGCAGGTGCGCACGATCGACCCCAACAGCGCGATCGATGCCGATCTGGCACCGCCTCCCGCACAGCGCAGCGCACCGACCGAACCGGGAGTGGATGCCAGCGTCAAGGCAGATAGCAGCGTCTACAGCAATCAGGCTGACAGCGCCGTTACGTCCGGCACCACCGCGACCGGCGCGCCGGTCACGGCCGGTTCGCCACCGGCGGCGATCGCGCCGGGCGATTCCTATCAGCAGGACGACCTGATCGGCGCAGCCGAAGGCGTGTTCGGCAAAGGCGCGGAAGGGCTGGCCGGATTGATCGAAAAAGTGCTGAAGGATCAGGGTCGCCCCAACGCCTATATCGCCGGGCGGGAGGCATCGGGCGCGTTCGTCGTTGGCCTGCGCTATGGGTCCGGCACGCTGAACCACAAGGTGGAGGGCAAACGCGAAGTCTATTGGACCGGCCCGTCTGTCGGCTTCGACGTCGGTGGCAATGCCGCCAACAGCTTCGTCCTTGTCTATAATCTCTATGACACGCAGGATCTCTATCATCGTTTCCCGGCGGCCGAAGGCACCGCCTATCTGGTGGGCGGTTTCACGGCCAGCTATATGCGCTGGGGCAATGTCGTGCTGATCCCCATCCGGCTGGGTGTCGGTTATAGGTTGGGCGTCAATGCCGGTTACATGAAGTTCAGCGAGAAGCGGACCTGGTTGCCGTTCTGA
- a CDS encoding low molecular weight phosphatase family protein, producing MIRARFGTLRGLVRLMLSYPQLAFGLSARRQPDPAQVRRLVFVCQGNICRSAFADVAARRLGMRAASFGLSTTTGRAAHGPAIVAAHGLGHDLSDHRALDLADYTPQQGDLLLAMEVRQLHRLAADPRLGDTPRLLLGQWTRPMMPHLHDPYELDDAYMATCLRRVEQAVGGLVSAFPGARLS from the coding sequence ATGATCCGCGCCCGTTTCGGCACTTTGCGCGGATTGGTCCGTCTGATGCTGTCCTATCCGCAACTTGCGTTCGGCCTGTCAGCCCGTCGCCAACCCGATCCGGCGCAGGTTCGGCGGCTGGTGTTCGTGTGTCAGGGCAATATTTGCCGTAGCGCCTTTGCCGATGTCGCTGCGCGACGGTTGGGGATGCGCGCCGCGTCCTTTGGCCTTTCGACCACTACCGGGCGAGCGGCGCATGGCCCTGCGATCGTTGCGGCGCACGGGCTGGGCCATGACCTGTCGGACCATCGCGCCCTGGACCTGGCCGACTATACGCCGCAGCAGGGGGATCTGCTGCTGGCGATGGAGGTGCGGCAATTGCATCGACTGGCCGCCGATCCGCGTCTTGGCGATACGCCCCGGCTGTTGCTGGGGCAGTGGACGCGGCCGATGATGCCGCATCTGCACGACCCATATGAACTGGACGACGCCTATATGGCGACCTGCCTGCGCCGCGTCGAACAGGCGGTGGGGGGGCTGGTCAGCGCTTTTCCCGGCGCACGGCTTTCCTGA